A genomic window from Pseudomonadota bacterium includes:
- a CDS encoding succinate dehydrogenase/fumarate reductase iron-sulfur subunit has protein sequence MKDINLTLRIWRQSGPDAKGSFQTLETGPISTDMSFLEMLDVVNEQLIHKGEEPVAFDHDCREGICG, from the coding sequence ATCAATCTTACCCTCAGAATCTGGCGTCAATCAGGTCCCGATGCCAAAGGCTCATTTCAGACCCTTGAGACCGGCCCCATATCAACCGACATGTCTTTCCTTGAAATGCTAGACGTGGTCAACGAGCAACTCATCCACAAAGGTGAAGAACCGGTGGCCTTTGACCATGACTGCCGGGAAGGGATCTGCGGCA